In Dermatophilus congolensis, a genomic segment contains:
- a CDS encoding Rieske (2Fe-2S) protein, with product MTVEQRQPAGNRDMDRRTVLRGITGLGVSAATITILAACGAGQPAAPKVDQAAVIAAVKKAVSEGKAPVGGAAFIEEPALVVTQPKKGSYMVFSSVCTHDGGIIDQMSDDGKLVCPKHGAQYDPATGQPVAGPAPAALQKFDVPVA from the coding sequence ATGACCGTCGAACAACGCCAACCGGCAGGAAACCGTGACATGGACCGCCGTACCGTCTTGCGCGGCATTACTGGCCTGGGCGTTTCTGCCGCCACAATCACCATTCTCGCTGCGTGTGGCGCTGGCCAGCCTGCCGCGCCGAAAGTGGACCAGGCCGCGGTGATCGCTGCCGTTAAAAAAGCTGTTTCTGAAGGAAAAGCCCCCGTTGGTGGGGCAGCTTTCATCGAAGAGCCCGCTCTTGTGGTGACCCAACCCAAAAAGGGTAGCTACATGGTGTTCTCGAGCGTCTGCACGCATGACGGGGGCATCATTGACCAAATGTCCGATGATGGAAAGCTGGTCTGCCCCAAGCACGGTGCGCAATATGACCCAGCTACCGGACAGCCAGTTGCTGGCCCCGCGCCTGCAGCACTGCAGAAATTCGACGTACCGGTCGCGTGA
- the rapZ gene encoding RNase adapter RapZ: MGEGHPPGENALDEGMPFVILTGMSGAGRSTAARSMEDLGWYVVDNLPPEMLSELGRLMARPSSTVRRLAVVADVRSMEFFDALFSALMRLREAGINPRIIFFDADDESLVRRFESVRRPHPLQGEGRLLDGIQAERARLADLRSVSDLVVDTSGLNVHQLSAKVRSMIAEATQVRLRMAVVSFGFKYGVPLDADVVFDMRFLPNPFWIPELRPFNGLDAPVSEYVLSRPGAVEFLERLDSVLQVMIEGYLSEGRRYVTVAIGCTGGKHRSVAVAQALSDRIGTAEVSVMTFHRDLGRE; the protein is encoded by the coding sequence ATGGGGGAAGGACACCCACCGGGAGAGAACGCCCTGGATGAAGGCATGCCGTTTGTCATCTTGACCGGTATGAGCGGGGCAGGCCGTAGCACTGCGGCCCGGAGCATGGAAGATCTCGGCTGGTACGTAGTGGACAACCTTCCGCCAGAGATGCTTTCTGAGCTGGGGCGCCTTATGGCTCGCCCATCGAGCACGGTGCGTAGGCTCGCAGTTGTTGCCGACGTGCGGTCGATGGAGTTTTTCGATGCATTGTTCTCGGCTCTGATGCGGCTGCGTGAGGCAGGCATCAATCCTCGGATTATTTTCTTTGATGCTGATGATGAATCGTTGGTGAGGCGTTTTGAGAGTGTGCGTCGTCCGCACCCGTTGCAGGGGGAGGGGCGGCTGCTTGACGGTATCCAGGCGGAGCGGGCTCGACTGGCGGATTTGCGGTCTGTATCAGATCTGGTTGTGGACACCTCTGGTTTGAATGTGCATCAGTTGTCGGCCAAGGTGCGGTCGATGATTGCCGAGGCCACGCAGGTGCGGCTGCGTATGGCAGTGGTGTCTTTCGGGTTCAAGTACGGGGTTCCGTTGGATGCGGACGTGGTATTTGATATGCGCTTTTTACCCAATCCGTTCTGGATTCCGGAGTTGCGCCCGTTCAATGGGCTTGATGCACCGGTGTCGGAGTATGTGTTGTCTCGTCCAGGGGCGGTGGAGTTCTTGGAGCGGTTGGACAGTGTGCTGCAGGTCATGATTGAGGGGTATTTGTCTGAAGGGCGCCGGTATGTCACTGTCGCCATTGGCTGTACGGGCGGTAAGCACCGTTCAGTGGCGGTGGCTCAGGCGTTGAGTGACCGTATCGGGACGGCGGAGGTGTCTGTGATGACGTTTCATCGCGATCTGGGGCGCGAGTGA
- a CDS encoding gluconeogenesis factor YvcK family protein — protein sequence MGDPRVVALGGGHGLAASLGALRHVTDEITAVVTVADDGGSSGRLRREYEVLPPGDLRMAVAALCDDTAEGRRWRQVLQHRYGAGGALEGHAAGNLLILTLWDLLDDPVAGLDALVRLVDARGRVLPMAGVPLVIEADVTDLVPEDPQASVLLRGQVSVAKTSGQVASVRLDPADPPACPEALAAIDQADWVILGPGSWFTSVMPHMLVPQLRAALCQTSAKRVLTLNLSPGTGETSGYTAARHIESLAAYAPGFRVDAVLADPAAVDDEEALRDAAAELGATVVLTRLASSESAEVHDTLRLAAAYRDLFA from the coding sequence ATTGGGGATCCACGCGTTGTGGCGTTGGGGGGTGGCCATGGGTTGGCTGCATCGTTGGGGGCGTTGCGCCATGTGACCGATGAGATCACGGCAGTGGTGACGGTTGCTGATGATGGCGGCTCCAGTGGTCGTTTGCGGCGTGAGTATGAAGTGTTACCGCCGGGTGATCTGCGGATGGCGGTTGCTGCATTGTGTGATGACACGGCGGAGGGACGTCGGTGGCGTCAGGTGCTGCAGCATCGGTATGGGGCTGGCGGTGCATTAGAGGGCCATGCGGCGGGGAATTTGCTCATCCTGACGTTGTGGGATCTGCTGGATGACCCAGTTGCGGGGCTGGATGCGTTGGTGCGTCTGGTTGATGCTCGTGGACGAGTTTTGCCAATGGCGGGGGTGCCGTTGGTGATTGAGGCCGATGTGACTGATTTGGTGCCTGAAGATCCGCAGGCGTCGGTGTTGCTGCGGGGGCAGGTGTCCGTAGCGAAGACGAGCGGTCAGGTGGCTTCGGTGCGTCTTGATCCGGCGGATCCTCCGGCGTGCCCAGAGGCGTTGGCTGCGATTGATCAGGCAGATTGGGTGATTCTTGGGCCTGGTTCGTGGTTTACGTCGGTGATGCCGCACATGTTGGTGCCGCAGTTGCGGGCTGCGCTGTGTCAAACTTCGGCTAAACGTGTGTTGACGTTGAATTTGTCGCCGGGCACGGGCGAGACGAGTGGGTATACGGCTGCGCGGCATATTGAGTCGCTGGCGGCCTATGCGCCGGGGTTCCGGGTGGATGCGGTGTTGGCGGATCCAGCTGCGGTTGATGACGAGGAAGCGCTGCGGGACGCGGCGGCTGAGCTGGGAGCCACGGTGGTGTTGACGCGGTTGGCCTCCAGTGAGTCTGCTGAGGTGCATGACACGTTGCGGTTGGCTGCGGCGTATCGGGACTTGTTTGCCTGA
- a CDS encoding acetyl-CoA hydrolase/transferase family protein, whose translation MAHRIANESLRRKITTAEDAAELIKDGDNVGFAGFTGAGYPKALPVALAEKMRRTHAEGNEFRIGAWTGASTAPELDGSLAEANGISLRTPYQSDPATRARINAGDMDYVDIHLSHVAPLVWEGFLGNLDVAVIEVAGITEDGHLIPSSSVGNNKTYLDRADRIILEVNSWQSADLEGMHDIYYGTALPPNRVPIPLVAPGDRIGEKYYRVDPDRIVAVIETDQADRNTPFKPLDDTSRAIANHLLDFLDYEVEQGRVPKELLPLQSGVGNIANAVLAGLLDRPYRDLTSYTEVIQDGMLDLIDSGKIAVASATAFSLSPDAAEKMNRDASHYRKHIILRPQEISNHPELIRRLGVISMNGLIEADIYGNVNSTHIMGSKMQNGIGGSGDFSRNAYISTFVTPSTAKGGAISAIVPFVSHVDHTEHDVDVIVTEQGLADLRGLAPRKRAERIINNCAHPDFRPMLRDYYEQARKVANGQHTPHDLEIAHSWHQRFLRTGSMKPEA comes from the coding sequence ATGGCCCACCGCATCGCCAACGAATCCCTACGCCGCAAAATCACCACTGCTGAAGACGCAGCCGAACTAATCAAAGATGGTGACAACGTAGGCTTCGCCGGCTTCACCGGCGCCGGATATCCAAAAGCTCTCCCCGTCGCCCTGGCCGAAAAAATGCGCCGTACCCACGCCGAAGGCAACGAATTCCGCATTGGGGCATGGACTGGAGCTTCTACCGCCCCCGAACTCGATGGTTCCCTCGCCGAAGCCAACGGCATCTCATTACGCACCCCCTACCAGTCCGACCCCGCCACCCGAGCCCGCATCAACGCCGGCGACATGGACTACGTAGACATCCACCTGTCCCACGTCGCCCCCCTGGTGTGGGAAGGGTTTCTCGGTAACCTCGACGTCGCCGTCATCGAAGTCGCCGGGATCACCGAAGACGGACATCTCATCCCCAGCTCCTCCGTCGGCAACAACAAAACCTACCTAGACCGCGCCGACCGCATCATTCTCGAAGTCAACAGCTGGCAAAGCGCCGACCTCGAAGGAATGCACGACATCTACTACGGCACCGCATTGCCCCCTAACCGGGTACCGATCCCCCTTGTGGCCCCCGGAGACCGCATCGGTGAAAAGTACTACCGCGTCGACCCCGATCGCATCGTCGCCGTGATCGAAACCGACCAAGCCGACCGCAACACCCCCTTCAAGCCACTCGACGACACTTCCCGAGCCATCGCTAACCACCTCTTGGACTTCCTCGACTACGAGGTCGAGCAGGGCAGAGTCCCCAAAGAACTTCTCCCTCTGCAGTCGGGAGTCGGCAACATCGCCAACGCTGTCCTGGCCGGCCTGCTCGACCGGCCCTACCGTGACCTCACCTCCTACACCGAGGTGATCCAAGATGGAATGCTCGATCTCATCGACTCCGGCAAAATCGCTGTCGCCTCAGCAACCGCGTTCTCGCTATCTCCTGACGCTGCCGAAAAGATGAACCGTGACGCCTCGCACTACCGCAAACACATCATTCTGCGGCCCCAGGAGATCTCGAACCACCCTGAACTCATTCGGCGTCTCGGTGTCATCTCCATGAACGGGCTCATCGAAGCTGACATTTACGGCAATGTGAACTCGACACACATCATGGGTTCGAAGATGCAAAACGGTATCGGTGGGTCGGGGGATTTCTCCCGCAACGCCTACATTTCCACGTTCGTCACACCCTCAACCGCTAAAGGCGGCGCAATCTCGGCGATCGTCCCGTTCGTTTCACACGTGGACCACACTGAACATGACGTTGACGTGATCGTCACCGAACAAGGACTAGCCGACCTGCGTGGACTGGCTCCCCGCAAACGCGCCGAACGCATCATCAACAACTGCGCCCACCCCGACTTCCGCCCCATGCTGCGTGACTACTACGAGCAGGCCCGCAAAGTCGCCAACGGCCAGCACACCCCGCACGACCTAGAAATCGCGCACTCGTGGCACCAGCGGTTCCTGCGCACTGGATCCATGAAACCGGAAGCCTAA
- the uvrC gene encoding excinuclease ABC subunit UvrC, producing MSDPTHYRPRPGEIPTDPGVYRFRDPEGRVIYVGKAKSLRPRLSSYFQDLTQLHPRTRTMVTTASRVEWTVVSNEVEALQLEYSWIKEFDPRFNVKYRDDKSYPYLAVTMAEKFPRALVMRGNKKKGNRYFGPYTHAWAIRETLDLLLRVFPVRTCSAGVFRRAEASGRPCLFGYIDKCAAPCVGRVNEESHRELAEDLCDFLEGNSDKFVTRLEKKMRAAAADLDFEQAARLRDHVAALKTALAKTAVVLGDATDADVFGLAGDDLEVSVQVFHVRGGRIKGQRGWVAERQDEDDGRIVEHLLQRIYGGEAGEVVPHEVLVPALPADDEVLRAWMGERRGANVALRIPQRGDKKALLETVTRNAEQALARHKLTRAGDLTNRSRALQELQDAIGLDEAPLRIECYDISHIQGTNVVGSMVVFEDGLPRKSEYRRFVIRGTGRNPTPVDSNASGPTPVAGLGPEVGNDDTAAMREVLQRRFTRRERERAARAPSIDEQALTPTASAAEAVNFDTRDELTLDRCGRPIAGAGTAACASAPTKFAYSPQLVVVDGGLPQVRAAQEALDEIGVDDVVVVGLAKRLEEIWLPDDDFPIVLPRTSEGLFLLQRLRDEAHRFAITFHRQRRSTAMTRSALDGIPGLGESKRKALLSHFGSVKRIREATPEELTAVKGIGPKLAEVIVTALAANTPDPSINTVTGEVS from the coding sequence GTGAGTGACCCAACCCACTACCGGCCCCGCCCTGGAGAAATCCCCACAGATCCGGGCGTTTACCGGTTCCGTGACCCCGAGGGAAGGGTCATTTATGTCGGCAAAGCAAAATCGCTGCGGCCTCGCCTGTCGAGTTACTTCCAAGACCTGACACAGCTACACCCGCGCACCCGCACGATGGTGACAACAGCCAGCCGTGTCGAGTGGACGGTGGTATCCAATGAGGTCGAGGCGCTCCAACTTGAATACTCGTGGATCAAAGAGTTCGATCCACGATTCAACGTCAAATACCGCGATGACAAGTCCTACCCCTATCTCGCGGTCACGATGGCTGAGAAATTCCCGCGCGCCCTGGTTATGCGCGGAAACAAGAAAAAAGGCAACCGCTACTTCGGGCCGTACACCCACGCCTGGGCGATCCGGGAAACTCTCGATCTCCTCCTACGTGTGTTTCCAGTGCGTACCTGCAGTGCGGGGGTTTTTCGCCGGGCCGAAGCATCAGGGCGGCCATGCCTATTCGGGTACATCGACAAATGCGCAGCACCGTGCGTTGGGCGAGTCAACGAAGAATCACATCGTGAGCTGGCCGAAGACCTGTGTGACTTCCTCGAAGGAAACTCGGACAAGTTCGTCACCCGGCTAGAGAAAAAAATGCGTGCCGCGGCCGCCGATCTTGACTTCGAACAGGCAGCCCGCCTGCGAGACCATGTCGCCGCACTCAAAACAGCACTAGCGAAAACCGCTGTGGTGTTGGGAGACGCGACAGATGCTGACGTATTCGGCCTGGCAGGCGATGACCTAGAAGTGTCAGTCCAGGTGTTCCATGTTCGAGGTGGTCGAATAAAAGGGCAACGAGGCTGGGTTGCCGAACGGCAAGACGAAGACGATGGCCGTATCGTGGAGCACCTACTCCAACGCATCTATGGCGGTGAAGCTGGAGAAGTAGTACCCCACGAAGTATTGGTCCCGGCACTTCCTGCTGACGATGAAGTGCTCCGCGCCTGGATGGGGGAGCGGCGCGGCGCCAACGTGGCTCTGCGCATCCCCCAACGCGGCGACAAAAAAGCCCTCCTAGAGACGGTAACGCGCAATGCCGAGCAGGCTCTAGCCCGGCACAAACTCACCCGCGCAGGTGACCTCACTAACCGCAGTCGCGCATTGCAGGAACTCCAAGATGCCATCGGTCTGGATGAGGCTCCGCTGCGCATCGAGTGCTACGACATCTCCCACATCCAAGGGACGAATGTGGTGGGCTCAATGGTCGTTTTCGAAGATGGCCTTCCCCGCAAGTCGGAATACCGACGATTCGTTATTCGTGGCACAGGGCGAAACCCAACCCCCGTGGATTCCAACGCTTCTGGCCCCACTCCTGTGGCGGGGTTGGGCCCTGAGGTGGGTAATGATGACACTGCTGCGATGCGGGAAGTTCTGCAACGGCGTTTCACCCGCCGTGAGCGGGAACGCGCCGCACGAGCCCCATCTATCGACGAACAAGCATTGACGCCTACCGCTTCGGCGGCAGAGGCCGTGAACTTTGACACACGAGATGAACTCACACTTGACCGGTGCGGTAGACCGATAGCAGGAGCTGGGACAGCTGCTTGTGCCTCGGCGCCAACGAAGTTCGCCTACAGCCCTCAGCTTGTAGTGGTTGACGGGGGGCTGCCTCAGGTGCGGGCGGCGCAAGAAGCTCTTGATGAAATCGGCGTTGATGATGTCGTCGTTGTCGGCCTGGCGAAACGACTGGAAGAGATCTGGCTACCCGACGATGATTTTCCGATCGTGTTACCGCGCACGAGTGAAGGGCTGTTTCTGCTGCAGCGCTTGCGTGATGAAGCGCACCGATTCGCAATCACATTCCATCGGCAACGGCGCAGTACAGCGATGACGCGTAGCGCCCTGGATGGCATCCCTGGTTTGGGAGAAAGTAAGCGTAAGGCGCTTCTGTCGCATTTCGGTTCGGTGAAACGCATACGTGAAGCAACCCCTGAAGAGCTGACAGCGGTGAAAGGAATTGGCCCCAAGCTGGCAGAGGTGATTGTCACCGCGCTTGCAGCGAACACACCGGATCCCAGCATCAATACCGTGACCGGCGAAGTTTCCTGA
- the uvrA gene encoding excinuclease ABC subunit UvrA, translating into MSPPAPRVTCVPVEASSSSVARRSGTAEGSSGRIVVRGAREHNLKNAGIDIPRDSLVVFTGLSGSGKSSLAFDTIFAEGQRRYVESLSSYARMFLGQMDKPDVDMIEGLSPAVSIDQKGTNRNPRSTVGTITEVHDHLRLLFSRAGRAHCPVCGEAITRQTPQQIVDQLMELPERTRFQVLAPVVRGRKGEHIELLKDLQQQGYSRALIDGQRYELTDPPALEKQKKHTIEVIIDRLVAKGPGQDTNRQRLTDSVETALRLAAGIVLIDFVDVTDNSDSDLPARRRFSENLACPNEHEINVEAFEPRTFSFNSPFGACPTCTGIGTEKEVDPELIVPDEELSIREGAIQPWSQAGKLADYYEKVVSALAQELHFTLDQPWRSLSSEAKEALLHGKNYKVHVKYRNRWGRERAYTTGFEGAIATVNRRYKETESESSRERYEGYMREIPCPSCHGARLKPEVLAVTIGGRNIAEVSDLAIQECLDFLSSVEFTDREKQVADAVMREVGARLGFLLDVGLDYLSLSRPASTLSGGEAQRIRLATQIGSGLVGVLYVLDEPSIGLHQRDNDRLIGTLKRLRDLGNTLIVVEHDEDTIDSADWLVDIGPGAGENGGEVVYSGPVEGIKTVDRSVTGAYLSGRKEISVPATRRGIDKNRTLRVLGAKQNNLKNIDVTVPLGCFVAVTGVSGSGKSTLVNDILYNVLANRLNRARHVPGRHRQVQGTEQLDKVVHVDQSPIGRTPRSNPATYTGVFDKIRKLFAETNEAKMRGYTAGRFSFNVKGGRCEACHGDGTLKIEMNFLPDVYVPCEVCHGARYNRETLEVKFKGKSIAEVLDMPIAEAAEFFGAMTGIVRYLETLTQVGLGYVRLGQPATTLSGGEAQRVKLATELQRRSTGKTIYVLDEPTTGLHFEDVRKLLLVLQGLVDKSNTVVVIEHNLDVIKSADWIIDMGPEGGAGGGTVVAEGTPEDIARTEGSHTGTYLAPLLERSGVTPTIVKPSTASGKTATASTAAKSSTKKTSAAKKTTTGKNAKTTAKSSGVSASTRRKAKALKS; encoded by the coding sequence ATGTCGCCCCCTGCCCCTAGAGTGACATGTGTGCCAGTCGAAGCTTCTTCATCATCCGTAGCGCGTCGATCGGGGACGGCCGAGGGTAGCTCTGGTCGTATCGTCGTACGCGGGGCCAGGGAACATAACCTGAAGAATGCCGGGATCGACATCCCCCGTGACTCGCTGGTCGTATTCACCGGCTTATCCGGGTCAGGGAAATCCTCCTTGGCTTTCGACACGATTTTCGCTGAAGGGCAACGACGCTACGTTGAGTCCCTGTCCTCATATGCACGCATGTTCCTTGGGCAGATGGACAAACCCGACGTCGACATGATCGAGGGCCTGTCCCCGGCGGTGTCTATCGATCAAAAAGGCACCAACCGCAACCCCCGATCCACGGTGGGAACCATCACAGAGGTACATGACCACCTGCGACTGTTGTTCTCTCGCGCTGGCCGAGCCCACTGCCCGGTGTGTGGCGAAGCCATCACACGACAAACACCGCAGCAAATCGTTGACCAGCTGATGGAACTTCCTGAGCGCACCCGATTCCAGGTGTTAGCGCCGGTGGTGCGCGGCCGTAAAGGCGAACACATTGAACTGTTGAAAGACCTGCAACAACAGGGATACTCGCGGGCGCTGATCGATGGGCAGCGCTATGAGCTCACCGACCCACCCGCCCTAGAAAAACAAAAGAAACACACCATCGAGGTGATCATCGATCGCCTCGTCGCTAAAGGGCCAGGACAAGACACCAACCGTCAACGTCTCACTGACTCAGTCGAAACAGCGCTACGCCTGGCCGCAGGGATCGTGCTCATCGACTTCGTTGATGTCACTGACAACAGTGACAGTGACCTACCAGCGCGGCGACGATTCTCCGAAAACCTGGCCTGCCCCAACGAGCATGAAATCAACGTCGAAGCTTTCGAACCTCGCACCTTCTCGTTTAACAGCCCTTTCGGTGCCTGCCCTACCTGCACCGGCATCGGCACCGAAAAAGAAGTAGACCCCGAACTCATCGTCCCAGACGAAGAACTGTCTATCAGGGAAGGCGCCATTCAGCCCTGGTCTCAAGCCGGAAAACTCGCCGACTATTACGAAAAAGTAGTCAGCGCGCTAGCTCAAGAGCTGCACTTCACCCTGGACCAGCCGTGGCGTTCGCTGTCCAGCGAAGCCAAAGAAGCACTCCTGCACGGAAAGAACTACAAAGTCCACGTCAAATATCGAAACCGGTGGGGCCGAGAACGGGCCTACACCACCGGATTCGAAGGCGCGATCGCCACCGTGAATCGCCGCTACAAAGAAACCGAATCCGAATCATCACGGGAACGCTACGAAGGTTACATGCGGGAAATCCCGTGCCCGTCCTGTCACGGAGCGCGCCTGAAACCCGAAGTTCTCGCTGTGACCATCGGTGGACGCAACATCGCCGAAGTGTCCGACCTAGCCATTCAGGAATGTCTGGACTTCTTGTCCTCCGTCGAATTCACCGACCGAGAAAAACAAGTCGCTGACGCAGTGATGCGTGAAGTCGGTGCCCGACTCGGATTCCTCCTTGACGTTGGCCTGGACTACCTGTCCCTGTCTCGGCCCGCATCCACTCTCTCCGGTGGCGAGGCACAACGCATCCGCCTTGCCACCCAAATCGGTTCAGGCCTTGTTGGCGTGCTCTACGTTCTCGATGAACCTTCCATTGGGCTACACCAACGCGACAACGACCGCCTCATCGGCACGTTGAAACGCCTGCGCGACCTCGGCAACACACTCATCGTGGTTGAGCATGATGAAGACACCATCGATTCTGCGGACTGGCTGGTTGACATCGGCCCTGGGGCGGGCGAAAACGGCGGTGAAGTTGTCTACTCCGGCCCCGTGGAGGGCATCAAAACAGTTGACCGATCCGTCACCGGGGCGTACCTGTCTGGCCGCAAAGAAATCAGCGTCCCCGCTACCCGCCGAGGCATCGACAAAAACCGCACCCTGCGCGTCCTAGGTGCAAAACAAAACAACCTGAAAAACATTGACGTCACTGTGCCGTTAGGCTGCTTCGTCGCCGTCACTGGTGTTTCCGGATCTGGGAAATCCACCCTCGTCAACGACATCCTTTATAACGTGCTCGCCAACCGGCTTAACCGGGCCCGTCACGTCCCCGGCCGTCACCGGCAAGTTCAGGGCACCGAACAACTCGACAAAGTTGTTCACGTTGATCAGAGTCCAATCGGGCGAACTCCACGATCCAACCCAGCCACCTACACAGGTGTTTTCGATAAGATCCGTAAACTCTTCGCCGAAACCAACGAGGCAAAGATGCGCGGCTACACCGCCGGACGGTTCTCTTTCAACGTCAAAGGCGGCAGATGCGAAGCCTGCCACGGTGACGGCACCCTAAAAATTGAAATGAACTTCCTTCCTGACGTGTACGTGCCCTGCGAGGTGTGCCACGGAGCCCGCTACAACCGCGAAACCCTCGAAGTGAAGTTCAAAGGCAAATCCATCGCCGAAGTTCTCGACATGCCCATCGCTGAAGCTGCCGAATTTTTCGGCGCCATGACTGGGATTGTCCGCTACCTAGAAACACTCACCCAAGTCGGTCTGGGATATGTGCGCTTAGGGCAGCCAGCTACCACTCTCTCTGGCGGTGAGGCCCAACGCGTCAAACTTGCCACTGAACTTCAACGCCGCAGCACAGGAAAAACGATCTATGTCCTTGATGAACCCACCACAGGACTGCATTTCGAAGACGTCCGCAAACTCCTTCTTGTGCTGCAGGGGCTGGTGGACAAGTCCAACACGGTTGTCGTGATCGAACACAACCTGGATGTCATCAAGTCAGCAGACTGGATCATCGACATGGGGCCTGAGGGAGGCGCTGGCGGCGGAACTGTTGTCGCTGAAGGAACCCCAGAAGACATCGCCCGTACTGAAGGAAGCCACACCGGAACTTACCTGGCGCCCCTGTTGGAACGCTCCGGCGTTACGCCCACGATCGTGAAACCATCCACGGCTTCGGGGAAAACGGCAACAGCCTCGACGGCAGCTAAAAGCAGCACGAAAAAAACCAGTGCTGCGAAAAAGACAACAACCGGGAAAAATGCGAAAACAACGGCCAAGAGCAGTGGCGTAAGTGCCTCTACACGCCGCAAGGCCAAAGCATTGAAGTCCTGA
- a CDS encoding MBL fold metallo-hydrolase yields the protein MQDTHSHYTGEVVSGGPSDVRDLGTLTIRKASVGPMNNNVYLLTPSDGSGSLLIDAATDAARVNGLIAESAAPVATIVTTHRHPDHTGALVEIADATGAETIAGVRDAAALPLPAHRTVDHGDTITVGEHTVDVIALRGHTPGAIALAWTAPDGSAHLFTGDSLFPGGVGKTDSPEDFVSLIDDVEQRLFDVYDDDAWVYPGHGSDTTIGTERPSLPEWRQRGW from the coding sequence ATGCAGGACACCCACAGTCACTACACCGGCGAGGTCGTCAGCGGAGGCCCCAGCGACGTACGTGACCTCGGCACGCTCACTATCCGTAAAGCCAGCGTCGGCCCGATGAACAACAACGTCTATCTACTTACGCCTAGCGACGGCAGTGGATCTCTGCTGATCGATGCCGCCACCGATGCAGCACGGGTCAACGGCTTGATCGCTGAGAGCGCAGCACCTGTAGCCACGATCGTGACTACGCACCGACACCCCGACCACACCGGAGCTCTGGTTGAGATCGCAGATGCCACGGGGGCTGAAACCATCGCAGGGGTACGTGACGCCGCCGCTCTTCCTCTGCCAGCGCATCGGACTGTGGATCACGGAGACACCATCACCGTTGGGGAACACACTGTGGACGTCATCGCGCTGCGGGGACACACTCCTGGCGCGATTGCATTGGCCTGGACCGCCCCCGATGGCAGCGCGCACCTTTTCACTGGGGACTCGCTTTTTCCTGGCGGCGTAGGAAAAACAGACAGCCCTGAAGATTTTGTTTCACTCATCGATGACGTCGAGCAGCGCCTTTTCGACGTATATGACGATGATGCCTGGGTTTACCCCGGGCACGGCTCGGACACCACCATCGGCACCGAACGCCCCAGCCTTCCTGAATGGCGCCAGCGGGGCTGGTAG